One window from the genome of Elaeis guineensis isolate ETL-2024a chromosome 5, EG11, whole genome shotgun sequence encodes:
- the LOC105035455 gene encoding thioredoxin-like protein CXXS1, with translation MDHWGEGGNQRVVMEDQQQAAKSRVVRVDSEESWDLFITQANNQGRPVFVHFSASWCVPSLAMNSYFEELARTYQDIVFLSVDVDELKGVASKMEVKAMPTFVLMRNGELITKFVGANPEEMRRRIDVFAHSLLPTNMVE, from the exons ATGGACCACTGGGGTGAGGGAGGGAACCAAAGGGTGGTGATGGAAGACCAGCAACAGGCGGCCAAATCCAGGGTTGTGAGGGTGGACTCAGAGGAGTCATGGGATCTCTTCATCACCCAAGCCAACAACCAAGGCAGACCT GTTTTTGTTCACTTCAGTGCTTCATGGTGTGTCCCATCTCTTGCCATGAACTCCTACTTTGAGGAACTGGCCAGGACTTACCAGGATATTGTGTTTCTCTCGGTAGATGTTGACGAACTCAag GGGGTTGCTTCTAAGATGGAGGTGAAAGCAATGCCTACATTTGTGCTGATGAGGAATGGGGAACTGATAACCAAGTTTGTTGGAGCAAATCCTGAAGAAATGAGGAGGAGGATAGATGTGTTTGCCCATTCCCTTCTTCCAACGAATATGGTTGAGTAG